The Mytilus edulis chromosome 12, xbMytEdul2.2, whole genome shotgun sequence genome contains a region encoding:
- the LOC139499337 gene encoding uncharacterized protein: MDTNHTNRENDDIQHMYSTSKITYWEKYGVKRFHYRGKRKYTPLVYQSDDGGIVISNDVFGLTIRQFERMYKDCLDRRKTHESWIMNLRYPDKASNEYLEYLDNCTDCNKECLSWTENGSIENHLVKHLIRTIGTEIDIRKRQLLLILHDKICNAHDENITQISSGSLAEGMDLPGSDVDIMFVDNVVNVKQIERIIKNPIQRTEVFMETDTDHPGFTRLRLVAAGKSFFVSNECIVNTQTGRYLSTTKFVNNIKQKHTDNFSTHGPCLSDTDQCFDYAFCLRSKYLHDNAMSWISRYRRQWPPNVIIDRIINNGCLLVPVGPRIMPNCDLLWRISFSVAEKQLEVDIDTFKLPKLCICFSLCLNKLISWVNTCYCPNYFIPEHNMFLGKINQYNNYSLLSVLNSIKYSGISGLMQNLFHSYKCNITCYPPYSVTSEQSILKLDFLFYRISHMLMECKGMMSNLTNNYKLLKYIKSLPNSESSSFHICVCKYHYASISQHAAQLLPTLKQINTNYNIRKSYHRHLQNGLQRDAVTGWLLYASFYYVTKQYNVTLRLTEYVLSKCSPAMVHLRQPYYSESDINNYRHRIHSSMSLNAKMKTAVVDEVVYVRHSSLMPKELEMEVEDTFFRIPPFMMCHCLRFLCYHHIGDTFNREQALRHLCFSQHVSSTVSSYYFTIVGSIATYKDKLEREAIKPRVSNGEVKIIHSYNLRTPLRVGRPL; this comes from the exons aTGGACACCAATCATACAAACCGGGAAAATGACGACATACAACATATGTATAGCACAAGCAAAATTACATACTGGGAGAAATATGGGGTTAAACGTTTTCATTACCGTGGAAAACGAAAATACACGCCATTGGTTTACCAGTCTGATGATGGAGGAATCGTAATCTCAAATGACGTTTTCGGATTGACAATCAGACAGTTTGAACGAATGTATAAAGATTGTTTAGATAGAAGAAAAACACACGAAAGCTGGATAATGAATCTTAGATATCCTGACAAAGCTTCAAATGAATATCTAGAATACTTAGATAATTGTACAGACTGCAAtaaag AGTGTTTGTCTTGGACTGAAAATGGTTCTATAGAAAACCACTTGGTTAAACACCTTATAAGAACAATAGGTACTGAAATAGACATACGTAAAAGACAACTTTTGTTAATCTTACATGATAAAATATGCAATGCACATGATGAAAATATAACACAAATTTCAAGTGGGAGTTTAGCAGAAGGAATGGATTTACCGGGAAGTGATGTAGATATCatgtttgtcgataacgtagttAACGTAAAACAGATTGAAAGGATCATAAAAAATCCGATACAACGTACTGAAGTATTCATGGAGACAGATACTGATCATCCTGGATTTACAAGACTCAGATTGGTAGCAGCAGGGAAAAGTTTCTTTGTATCTAATGAATGTATTGTCAATACACAAACAGGTCGATATTTATCAACGACCAAGTTTGTAAACAATATAAAGCAGAAACACACGGATAATTTCTCTACACACGGTCCCTGTTTATCAGATACAGATCAATGTTTTGATTATGCATTCTGCCTTAGAAGTAAATATTTACACGACAATGCTATGTCATGGATATCGCGTTATCGTCGGCAATGGCCCCCTAATGTCATTATTGACAGGATAATAAATAACGGTTGTTTGTTAGTACCTGTTGGACCCAGGATTATGCCAAATTGTGATTTGTTATGGAGAATATCTTTCTCTGTGGCAGAAAAACAACTT GAAGTAGATATTGACACATTTAAATTACCTaaattgtgtatttgtttttctctctgcCTAAATAAGCTGATATCATGGGTAAACACCTGTTACTGTCCAAACTATTTCATACCTGAACACAACATGTTCTTAGGAAAGATCAATCAATATAACAATTACTCACTACTCAGTGTACTGAACAGTATAAAGTATAGTGGAATTAGTGGATTGATGCAGAATTTATTTCATTCATATAAATGTAATATCACTTGTTATCCACCATATAGTGTAACCAGTGAACAATCAATACTAAAGTTAGACTTCCTGTTTTACAGAATTTCTCATATGTTGATGGAATGTAAGGGAATGATGTCAAATCTaacaaacaattataaattattaaaatatattaaatctttaCCAAATTCTGAATCGTCATCATTCCATATCTGTGTTTGTAAGTATCATTATGCTTCCATCAGTCAACACGCTGCACAACTATTACCGACACtaaaacaaattaatacaaattataacataCGCAAAAGTTATCATAGACATTTACAAAACGGTTTACAGAGGGATGCTGTGACAGGTTGGTTGTTGTACGCGTCGTTTTATTATGTAACAAAACAGTACAATGTAACACTACGACTTACGGAATATGTGCTATCAAAATGTTCACCTGCTATGGTGCATTTGAGACAACCGTACTACAGTGAAtcagatataaataattataGACATCGTATACATTCATCAATGTCATTGAATGCAAAGATGAAAACAGCTGTTGTAGATGAAGTAGTGTACGTACGGCACTCATCATTAATGCCAAAAGAACTAGAGATGGAGGTAGAAGACACTTTCTTCAGAATACCACCGTTTATGATGTGCCACTGTCTACGATTTCTATGCTATCATCATATTGGTGATACTTTCAACAGAGAACAGGCATTACgtcatttatgtttttcacaaCATGTGTCATCTACAGTATCATCTTATTATTTCACAATAGTTGGA agtaTTGCTACTTACAAGGATAAACTTGAGagggaagctatcaaaccaagagtttcaaatggtgaagttaaaatcattcaTTCGTACAATTTACGGACACCATTACGAGTTGGTAGACCGTTATGA